In Lactococcus protaetiae, the genomic window GGTTGAGCGAATTCATTGCCCCTTGAAAAACGACCGCTTCATCAACCCAGCGTTGTTCGCGTAGCTCTTTATCCGTCATTTTCAGCAAATCGCGCCGTTCACCATTGACCCCTTTTATCCAAACTTCGCCAGTCGTAATCAATCCAGGCGGAGGTAACAAACGCGTCGCACCGTAAACCAAAGTTGATTTCCCACAGCCTGATTCACCAGCCAAGCCTAAGACTTCACCCTCATGCAAGGTCAAGCTGACCCCACGCAAAACGTGTGCCGCATCATCTGTATAACCATAATCCACACTCAAATTCTTAATTTCAAGTACAGGCTCTGCCTTTGAAAAATCTGTCATGATTTTACCTCCTGTTCTTTGATGACACGTCCTCTATCATCATGATTATGATTAGCAATTGGTGTAAAACCAACACGTGGACGAATACCACGTTTCTTCAAAATTTTCGCATTCATACCCGTATTACGCAAGCGTGGATTGACAAATTCATCAATACCAAAATTAATCAAAGCAAGACTCATACCAAGAAATGCCACACAAAGCCCAGCAGGCGCATACCACCACCATTGTCCAGAAGTAAAGGCACCATTATTTTGCGCATAATAAAGCACTGTTCCCCAAGACCAATCTGAAGGTGGTATAATCCCAATATAAGATAAAGTCACAAGTGACATAATCGCAGCCGTTACCGTTCCAATAAAAGTTGAAGCCAAAATCGCGGTCAAATTTGGCAAAATCTCAAAGATAATAATACGCCAACGTGACTCGCCAGAAGCACGCGCCGCCTCAACAAAATCTCTTGTCCGCAAAGACATCGTTTGTGAGCGCAATACCCGCGCACCCCATGCCCAACCAGTAAAGGAAATGACCAGTACAATCGCACCAAGACCCGCATTTTGCATCGTCCCCATGATAATAATAATCAAAGGTAAGCCAGGAATGACAAGAAAAATATTCGTCAGCATTGACAAACCTTCATCTCCCCAACCAGATAGAAAACCAGCTGACACACCAATAACTGCAGCCAATACCGTTGCAATCACACCCGTAGATAAACTTACAACCATGACCCCACGTGTTCCGATAACTAATTGTGAGAAAATATCTTGTCCCACATTGGTTGTTCCCAAAAAATGTTGCATCGACGGTGCAGCATTTGACAAAGGAGATGTTTTATTTGGGTCAAATGGTGCAAGTATTGGTCCAAAAATTGCGACCAAGATAAAGAAAGCAAAGATACTTAAACCGATGATTGACTTAGTGTTGCGTAAGAAAACCATATGCTGTTTTTTTGCCACTTTTGGCTCTGATGTTTGTTTTACTTCAGACATTTTACCCCTCCTTTCGCGTCCGTGGGTCAAGAAACGCATAAACCACATCTGCCACAATATTTGCCAATAAAACCGACATTGTAATCACAAGAAAAATTCCTTGCATCAACGGATAGTCGTGATTATTTGTTGCTTGAAGCAAGCGATAGCCAATCCCTTGATAATTAAAAACTTGTTCCATAACCAAAGTCCCAGAAACCACAAAACCAAGTGATAAAGCAAACCCAGAAATTTGTGGCAAAATCGCATTTCTTGAAGCATAGCGAAACATCACCACTGATTCTCTCAATCCTTTAGCATGAGCTACTGTTACGTAGTCTTCTGAAGAAACCGTGACCATCATATTACGCATTCCAAGAATCCATCCGGCCATTGAACTTAAAACAATTGTCAAAGCTGGTAAGAATCCATAATACGCTACTGAAGAAATGAATGCCCCATTCAGACCTGGAACAGCATCAATTGAGTACGAACCTCCTTGAGGGAACCATTGTAATGCTGTCGCAAAAATCGCAATCGCCATTAATCCAATCCAAAAATAAGGAACAGATGAAAAGAAAGTTGTAATAGGAATCAAAGCATCCCATTTTGTTCCACGACGCCAACCAAGAATAATACCAATTGTTGTCCCAATCACAAAAGCAATAATCGTTGCCAATCCAACCAAACCAATCGTCCAAGGTAGCGATTGAGCAATAATTGTAGAAACTTTTGTCGGGTAAGCTTGTAGTGATACACCGAGATTACCGTGAAAAAGTTTGACCCAATAATCAATATATTGTTGCCAAAGCGTTTCATGAGAATCCATTCCAAAAAGTTTACGCAATGAATTAACCGCGTCAACTGAAATTTGTCCCTGATAACGTGCGATTAATGCTTGTACAGGGTCTCCAGGCATAAGTCTAGGAATAAAGAAATTCAACGTTACTGCTGCCCATGCCGTTACGATATAAAAAACCGCACGACGAATGAAAAATTTCATGAGTTAGTCTCCTTATTTTGAGCAATTTTTTCTTTGACTTCATCAGGTAACTCCATATCATGGATTGTTTTAAGTTCACCCTTATCTCCGATATTGACCATCGCTTCAGGATTGTCCGTATAAAGCCAACACGCCACTTCTTGACCTGTGGCGGCTCTGACAGTTGGTGGTACCTCACGCGCACAAAGTTCCGTAGCAAACGGACAACGCGTCCGAAATCTGCAACCTGATGGTGGGTCAATCAAACTTGGCGCTTCACCATGTGCCTCGCCCCGCAGGGCATTTAGCGCATCAGGGTCAGGTGCCGAGTTGACCAACAAATCCGTATAAGGATGCGCTGGATGTTGTGTGACCATCTCAGATGGGCCACGCTCTATGACGCGCCCTGCGTACATGACCAAAGTCTCATCAGCAAAATATCGAGCTGAAGCCACGTCATGCGTAATATACAAAATTGCAATGCCTTCATTGTCACGCAAATCTTTAAGTAAATTAAGAATCCCTAGGCGAATCGACACATCTAGCATAGAGATTGGTTCATCAGCAAGTAACACTTTAGGGTCCGCAGCCAAAGCACGTGCAATAGAAACCCGTTGACGTTGCCCTCCTGAAAGTTCATGAGGAAATTTATCAATATATCGCTCCGCTGGTGTTAATTTTACTCTCTGGAGTAATTCAATCACGGCTTCTTCTAACTTTTTACCACGTAATCCCTTTTTGTGAATCTGTAAAGCACGTCCAAGAATATAGCGAATCGTATGTACGGCATTCAATGAACCAAAAGGGTCTTGAAAAATCATTTGTACTTGATTGGTATATTCACGAAACCCCTTTCCTGATTTTGCCTTAACTGGCTGTCCATTAAGCTCAATCGTACCACTCGTAATCGGCACAAGTTGGCTTAATAATTTTGCGATAGTAGATTTACCAGAGCCAGACTCTCCCACAAGAGCAACCACCTGACCTGCGTACAAATCAAGGCTGACATCATCTGTTGCGTGTACAACCTTATCACGTTTAATTCCACCAACTGGAAAGTGCTTGACAATATGTTTAGCACTCAAAACTGGAATTTCATTTTTATTATTTTCAGTATTTGACAATGTTTCACTCCTTTCACAAGCTAGTAAAGAAAGGGCTCAAAAGAACCCTTTTCTCTACTCCTTTTAGCCTTTAATTTGACGCTGGTTTTAGCTTAGTTAAAACTAAGGTTTCAGCAGGCGTTGTCATATTGATA contains:
- a CDS encoding ABC transporter ATP-binding protein, encoding MSNTENNKNEIPVLSAKHIVKHFPVGGIKRDKVVHATDDVSLDLYAGQVVALVGESGSGKSTIAKLLSQLVPITSGTIELNGQPVKAKSGKGFREYTNQVQMIFQDPFGSLNAVHTIRYILGRALQIHKKGLRGKKLEEAVIELLQRVKLTPAERYIDKFPHELSGGQRQRVSIARALAADPKVLLADEPISMLDVSIRLGILNLLKDLRDNEGIAILYITHDVASARYFADETLVMYAGRVIERGPSEMVTQHPAHPYTDLLVNSAPDPDALNALRGEAHGEAPSLIDPPSGCRFRTRCPFATELCAREVPPTVRAATGQEVACWLYTDNPEAMVNIGDKGELKTIHDMELPDEVKEKIAQNKETNS
- a CDS encoding ABC transporter permease — its product is MKFFIRRAVFYIVTAWAAVTLNFFIPRLMPGDPVQALIARYQGQISVDAVNSLRKLFGMDSHETLWQQYIDYWVKLFHGNLGVSLQAYPTKVSTIIAQSLPWTIGLVGLATIIAFVIGTTIGIILGWRRGTKWDALIPITTFFSSVPYFWIGLMAIAIFATALQWFPQGGSYSIDAVPGLNGAFISSVAYYGFLPALTIVLSSMAGWILGMRNMMVTVSSEDYVTVAHAKGLRESVVMFRYASRNAILPQISGFALSLGFVVSGTLVMEQVFNYQGIGYRLLQATNNHDYPLMQGIFLVITMSVLLANIVADVVYAFLDPRTRKEG
- a CDS encoding ABC transporter permease — protein: MSEVKQTSEPKVAKKQHMVFLRNTKSIIGLSIFAFFILVAIFGPILAPFDPNKTSPLSNAAPSMQHFLGTTNVGQDIFSQLVIGTRGVMVVSLSTGVIATVLAAVIGVSAGFLSGWGDEGLSMLTNIFLVIPGLPLIIIIMGTMQNAGLGAIVLVISFTGWAWGARVLRSQTMSLRTRDFVEAARASGESRWRIIIFEILPNLTAILASTFIGTVTAAIMSLVTLSYIGIIPPSDWSWGTVLYYAQNNGAFTSGQWWWYAPAGLCVAFLGMSLALINFGIDEFVNPRLRNTGMNAKILKKRGIRPRVGFTPIANHNHDDRGRVIKEQEVKS